One segment of Desulfosporosinus sp. Sb-LF DNA contains the following:
- a CDS encoding flagellar protein FlaG encodes MFDLDISALKTSVGFGDSANIEQTVPRTQFVINVPTATTGNVTDKLVTAPIDDKVNKKPVNLHDVTQITESINRFIEAMDANIRFTVHQKTNELMVQVIDQTNNKVLKEFPPHEFLDTMAAIREYVGILLDKKI; translated from the coding sequence GTGTTCGATTTGGATATAAGCGCACTAAAGACTTCCGTAGGTTTTGGTGACTCTGCCAATATAGAGCAGACGGTTCCCCGTACACAGTTCGTTATTAATGTTCCAACTGCGACTACGGGTAACGTTACGGATAAACTAGTGACTGCACCCATTGACGACAAAGTCAATAAAAAGCCAGTCAATTTGCATGATGTAACCCAGATAACGGAATCGATAAATCGGTTTATTGAAGCAATGGATGCCAATATTAGATTCACAGTCCATCAAAAGACAAACGAACTTATGGTACAAGTCATTGACCAAACTAATAATAAAGTTCTAAAAGAGTTTCCGCCCCATGAATTTCTCGATACGATGGCTGCGATTCGGGAATATGTCGGGATACTACTTGATAAAAAGATATAG
- a CDS encoding YjfB family protein, whose translation MDIAAMSVVLSQGKVQQQAGISVMKMAMGVEATKGDSIASLVSGTTKTMETSVQPNLGANLDIQA comes from the coding sequence ATGGATATAGCAGCTATGTCAGTCGTGCTCAGTCAAGGCAAAGTTCAGCAACAAGCAGGCATATCGGTCATGAAAATGGCGATGGGCGTTGAAGCGACTAAAGGTGACTCAATTGCATCTCTAGTAAGTGGAACAACTAAGACCATGGAAACGTCCGTTCAGCCAAACTTGGGTGCTAATCTTGATATACAAGCCTAA
- a CDS encoding carbon storage regulator: MLVLGRKPGEYVMIGDDIMVKVIESDLGDLRLAIDAPKTTPIIRGELYEEQNKPPETN, from the coding sequence ATGCTGGTGTTAGGCAGGAAGCCAGGCGAATACGTGATGATTGGCGACGATATCATGGTCAAAGTCATTGAAAGTGACTTAGGAGATTTGAGATTAGCAATTGATGCCCCTAAAACCACACCTATTATACGTGGAGAATTGTATGAAGAACAAAACAAGCCTCCCGAGACCAATTAG
- a CDS encoding flagellin: MASLNTLRQLGINEKNTQSALAKLSSGLRINTAADDAAGLAISEKMRGQIAGLNKATSNAQDGISLVSTAEGSLNETTSILQRMRELAVQGSNDTNTTSDRTAIQTEMNQLTSEINRIGNTTEFNTQKLLKGTNAAAVTTAQTTNTNVDGVTGIAAGATDAMVVNAKSVVAIASTGSVQGNTAAATGKVGSTDITTASVKGATASTTLQGLTFTSITKNDKSVNGVTVKINQLANATGIGSSVDITGSGATAVINFNIGTGTDGKSLFTGSNRGELSNYLTSITGGSGYAGSGVTIAPPGAGSAEKLVGMSDATKVAAASTISSSSLSGGITEVKGVSTFSITSAIKEAGDTINVGGKTFTAVAGTADASKGEFNVDKTAAAVVAGAGAAATTDVSAATGNQIDIAIGGTTYTLNNTAITGYGDGVGKTNADVATLIGSAANGTAKLSDVANVTVDTSGKINITAKTAGSAVAAPVVSVTGSAASTLTGFAVSANVGTAGTDPDLGSAAVVAAAGDRTIATDMTGVTTDGQIDIAFGVTTYTIDHTALSGYGDGSSAAASDLTDLFDNASDGGTGKLSDVANVTISGNKVTITAKTNALLGAAPTVTVSGTSSTETDSITALTGFALGSTPGTDGTDIDAGTAGVVAAASDRVSATNTGATLAGNENIKINLGGTDYNVDHNALAAYDGSVKDDAALIALIGAAKTAGNVALSTVANVTIASNKLTITDKTNNAAHGVPTVTLSGTNAANLATLTGFAAPVTGTAGTDTSSAAEQAKNLLMAINADTDLSKHFSATVANGKITMTEKTNQATGTALSTVTTAGAGANDKLDITDTSGKNLSQITIVKGSLAAGTAAVTSAVDSMTLTSGTKSTELNGIKLSFSGLTSGTSTSLTSSWDAAAQTLNITGSIADAETDANFGAAVLATAKTGLTDAGFQGGAALTLTPGTAGTGAGGSATLIATAMNGNSMTFSGGVKDVVADTLTVDQKDGNLTIYLANTTASNNTAAKIQTAVQALGTVKTANGDVDFSKYQFKAEGNWDTKATGEDIVKANTTLVGGTTEVKGDYSFDIAKAFDVGDLVNVKGQIFTAVAGNAVGSKNEFDVSGGDIDNQAISLRNAISLNSTLSATYNVSGTGANVDLKEITATGTDLKTTDLAVKGTGTAGQYAVDVSSLMTNGASFELDGQKISVSNKAANVGYANGTAIKVAATVADQTKALADAINTNATLKVNYTASVDSTSGNLVLTQTAFGASSTAPQVSTTTSTSGDFIAKLQIGANTGQTMTLDVADMRSVALGISGDGTASTVAAQNGTIASYVATANVSNGTDNTNVEFALDISTADKATAAISVIDDATAAVSAERSKLGAYQNRLEHTINNLGTSSQNITTAEANIRDVDMAKEMTNFQKNNILQQAAQAMLAQANQQPQGVLQLLR, encoded by the coding sequence ATGGCGTCCCTCAACACCTTACGTCAGTTGGGTATCAATGAGAAGAATACCCAGAGCGCCTTGGCAAAATTGTCCTCAGGTCTTCGCATAAACACTGCAGCTGACGATGCAGCAGGTCTAGCGATCTCCGAAAAAATGCGTGGTCAGATTGCTGGTTTGAACAAAGCTACTAGCAATGCTCAAGATGGTATTTCCCTAGTATCCACTGCAGAAGGTTCACTGAATGAGACCACTAGCATCCTTCAACGTATGCGCGAATTGGCTGTTCAGGGTTCTAATGATACCAACACTACGAGCGACCGTACTGCAATCCAAACTGAGATGAATCAGTTAACCTCTGAAATCAACCGGATCGGTAATACCACTGAGTTCAATACCCAGAAATTGCTCAAAGGTACCAATGCAGCGGCAGTGACCACTGCTCAAACCACAAATACTAATGTTGATGGTGTGACTGGCATTGCTGCAGGCGCAACCGATGCTATGGTAGTCAATGCAAAGAGTGTTGTGGCGATAGCTTCTACCGGCTCAGTGCAGGGTAATACTGCCGCTGCCACCGGTAAAGTCGGCTCTACGGATATCACAACGGCGAGCGTGAAAGGTGCTACCGCTTCGACTACGCTCCAGGGACTTACTTTTACCTCAATTACCAAAAACGATAAATCTGTAAATGGGGTAACGGTTAAGATTAACCAATTGGCAAACGCAACTGGAATTGGCAGTTCCGTAGACATTACTGGTTCTGGTGCTACTGCTGTAATCAACTTTAATATTGGTACTGGTACGGATGGCAAATCCCTCTTTACTGGTTCTAACCGTGGTGAATTGTCCAATTATCTCACCAGTATCACAGGTGGCTCAGGTTATGCTGGTTCAGGAGTGACAATTGCTCCTCCAGGTGCTGGTTCTGCAGAAAAACTGGTTGGTATGTCAGATGCTACGAAAGTAGCCGCTGCCTCAACAATTTCCAGTAGCAGCTTGTCTGGTGGTATAACCGAAGTAAAAGGTGTTAGTACGTTCTCTATTACCAGTGCCATCAAAGAAGCTGGCGATACGATTAATGTCGGTGGCAAAACCTTTACAGCGGTAGCAGGCACTGCGGATGCTTCCAAAGGTGAATTCAATGTTGATAAAACTGCAGCTGCAGTTGTTGCAGGAGCAGGCGCTGCGGCAACAACAGACGTTTCCGCTGCTACAGGAAATCAAATTGATATTGCAATTGGTGGCACAACTTATACCTTGAATAATACGGCAATTACGGGATATGGTGACGGTGTTGGAAAAACTAATGCAGATGTAGCGACGTTAATTGGTAGCGCTGCAAATGGTACAGCTAAACTTTCAGATGTGGCTAATGTAACTGTTGACACTAGTGGAAAAATTAATATCACTGCCAAAACTGCTGGATCTGCTGTTGCTGCACCTGTAGTTTCGGTAACAGGTAGTGCAGCCTCGACTTTAACTGGATTTGCTGTTTCTGCTAATGTTGGAACCGCTGGAACCGATCCCGATCTAGGAAGCGCGGCAGTTGTTGCTGCAGCAGGTGATAGAACAATAGCGACAGATATGACTGGAGTAACAACTGATGGACAGATAGACATCGCATTTGGTGTAACGACTTATACTATCGATCATACCGCTCTATCAGGATATGGCGATGGTTCTTCGGCAGCTGCTAGTGATCTGACTGATCTATTTGATAATGCATCTGATGGCGGTACTGGTAAACTTTCAGACGTTGCTAACGTAACTATATCTGGTAATAAAGTTACTATAACAGCCAAGACCAATGCTTTACTCGGCGCAGCACCTACAGTTACTGTATCAGGTACTAGTTCAACTGAAACAGATTCGATTACAGCTTTAACTGGATTTGCTTTGGGTTCTACTCCTGGCACTGATGGTACCGATATTGATGCAGGAACTGCGGGAGTTGTTGCTGCAGCCAGTGATAGGGTGTCAGCTACAAATACGGGCGCCACATTAGCAGGTAATGAAAATATAAAAATCAACCTAGGTGGAACGGATTATAATGTGGATCATAACGCTCTAGCAGCGTATGACGGCTCCGTAAAAGATGATGCTGCGCTGATTGCATTAATTGGTGCTGCAAAAACTGCTGGCAATGTTGCTCTTTCAACCGTTGCAAATGTAACTATAGCTTCTAATAAACTTACGATCACAGACAAAACAAATAACGCAGCCCACGGTGTTCCTACAGTTACTTTATCTGGTACGAATGCAGCTAACCTTGCAACTTTAACCGGATTTGCCGCTCCAGTCACTGGAACCGCTGGTACAGATACTAGCAGTGCTGCTGAGCAGGCAAAAAATTTACTGATGGCTATCAATGCCGATACTGATTTAAGCAAACATTTTAGTGCTACTGTGGCGAATGGCAAAATCACCATGACCGAAAAAACTAACCAAGCAACTGGTACGGCATTATCCACTGTTACTACTGCCGGTGCTGGAGCCAATGACAAACTAGATATTACTGACACAAGCGGTAAGAATTTGAGCCAAATTACCATTGTCAAAGGTTCTCTTGCCGCTGGTACTGCAGCTGTAACATCAGCCGTAGATTCTATGACCTTGACGTCTGGAACAAAAAGCACCGAGTTAAATGGTATAAAGCTGTCCTTTTCAGGTTTAACATCAGGGACTTCAACGAGTTTGACGTCTTCGTGGGATGCAGCAGCACAAACCTTAAATATAACCGGTAGTATTGCTGATGCAGAAACTGATGCTAATTTTGGAGCTGCTGTTTTGGCTACGGCAAAGACTGGTTTGACTGACGCTGGCTTCCAAGGTGGGGCTGCACTTACTCTGACTCCTGGTACTGCCGGTACCGGTGCTGGTGGTAGTGCTACTTTGATTGCTACAGCTATGAACGGAAATAGTATGACATTTTCTGGTGGCGTAAAAGACGTTGTGGCTGATACCTTGACCGTCGATCAAAAAGACGGCAACCTAACGATCTACTTGGCTAACACCACAGCAAGCAATAATACTGCTGCTAAGATTCAGACCGCCGTGCAAGCGTTAGGCACCGTCAAGACTGCAAATGGCGATGTAGACTTTAGCAAATATCAGTTCAAGGCTGAAGGCAATTGGGATACCAAAGCAACAGGCGAAGATATTGTAAAAGCTAACACCACCTTGGTAGGTGGTACCACAGAAGTCAAAGGTGACTACAGCTTTGACATCGCCAAGGCGTTTGACGTTGGTGACCTAGTGAATGTTAAGGGTCAAATCTTCACTGCAGTCGCTGGTAATGCCGTTGGTTCTAAAAACGAGTTCGATGTCTCTGGTGGCGATATTGACAACCAGGCAATCAGCTTACGCAATGCTATTAGTTTAAACAGCACCTTGAGTGCTACCTATAATGTCAGTGGCACAGGCGCTAACGTTGACTTGAAGGAAATTACGGCAACTGGAACTGACCTGAAAACTACTGACCTTGCAGTAAAAGGGACTGGAACAGCCGGGCAATACGCCGTTGATGTTAGTAGTCTGATGACCAATGGTGCGTCCTTTGAACTGGATGGTCAGAAAATTAGCGTTTCCAACAAAGCCGCCAATGTGGGCTATGCTAATGGTACGGCAATTAAAGTGGCTGCAACCGTGGCCGATCAGACGAAGGCTTTGGCGGATGCCATCAACACCAACGCCACCCTTAAAGTCAATTATACCGCATCGGTTGATTCCACCAGCGGCAACCTGGTACTCACACAAACTGCCTTTGGAGCCAGCTCGACCGCACCTCAGGTATCGACGACGACTTCAACTTCCGGCGACTTTATTGCCAAATTGCAAATTGGAGCAAACACTGGTCAAACAATGACCCTTGACGTTGCTGATATGAGATCCGTGGCACTTGGCATCTCCGGCGATGGCACGGCAAGTACCGTCGCAGCGCAAAATGGCACCATTGCCTCGTATGTGGCAACAGCCAACGTAAGCAATGGTACCGACAATACCAATGTCGAATTTGCACTGGACATCTCTACCGCTGACAAAGCAACAGCAGCCATCAGTGTTATCGATGACGCCACCGCCGCAGTATCTGCTGAGCGCTCTAAGCTCGGTGCTTACCAGAACCGTCTCGAACACACCATCAATAACCTTGGCACTTCTTCCCAGAACATTACCACAGCTGAGGCCAACATCCGCGATGTAGATATGGCCAAAGAAATGACCAACTTCCAAAAGAACAACATTCTCCAACAGGCTGCACAAGCTATGCTGGCGCAAGCTAACCAACAGCCTCAAGGCGTTCTCCAATTACTGAGATAA